Proteins found in one Mycoplasma sp. 1578d genomic segment:
- the ruvX gene encoding Holliday junction resolvase RuvX, protein MRKLGMDLGIKSCGFAITDENEIIASSLENFLMPEGDFDAVINRIKQYLLEYSIDGFILGYPLKISGQKSERTLMVEDFVQLLKQHFDIPIILINEQYSTKKAQEIMIAAGLTRQKRKNHKDKLAAQIILDDYLQYYKNKWEKHD, encoded by the coding sequence ATGAGAAAACTAGGAATGGATTTAGGAATTAAAAGTTGTGGGTTTGCCATTACTGATGAAAACGAAATTATTGCAAGTTCATTAGAAAACTTTTTAATGCCTGAGGGAGATTTTGATGCAGTTATTAATAGAATCAAACAATATTTACTTGAGTATTCTATTGATGGTTTTATTTTAGGCTATCCCCTTAAAATAAGTGGACAAAAAAGTGAACGAACTTTAATGGTAGAAGATTTTGTTCAATTGTTAAAGCAACATTTTGATATTCCAATTATTCTTATTAATGAACAATATAGCACCAAAAAAGCTCAAGAAATTATGATTGCAGCTGGACTTACTCGTCAAAAACGCAAAAATCATAAAGATAAATTAGCTGCTCAAATTATTTTGGATGATTATTTGCAATATTACAAAAACAAGTGAGAAAAACATGACTAA
- a CDS encoding deoxynucleoside kinase, translating to MLIGISGMISSGKSTLSKKLHKHYKKSLLLNEYEEDDVVFNTFLKWFYEKKANIDVSFQVYVVENHTASVRKILQEFEEKKLNKDEHIIFLDRFSAEHYVFASVNLKGYPRKSFNAYKALFNELVSNEELPEFTIFLDISFENFKKRLFKRGREVEINTYEQNEGYFNELYKVYKNVFLYIVKKYKINYVIIDTNDKSEKEVFEEAVKAIDHYKQTKTTGAQNE from the coding sequence ATGTTAATTGGTATTTCTGGAATGATTAGTAGTGGAAAAAGTACACTTTCAAAAAAACTTCATAAGCATTACAAAAAATCACTTTTATTAAATGAATACGAAGAAGATGATGTTGTATTCAATACTTTTTTAAAGTGATTTTACGAAAAGAAAGCAAACATTGATGTGAGTTTTCAAGTTTATGTTGTTGAAAATCACACCGCTAGTGTAAGAAAAATTCTTCAAGAATTTGAAGAGAAAAAACTAAATAAAGACGAGCACATTATTTTTCTGGATCGTTTTAGTGCTGAGCATTATGTTTTTGCTTCAGTTAATTTAAAAGGATATCCAAGAAAATCATTCAATGCTTACAAAGCACTCTTTAACGAGCTTGTTAGCAATGAGGAATTACCAGAATTCACAATTTTCCTAGATATTAGTTTTGAAAACTTTAAAAAACGGTTATTTAAACGGGGAAGAGAAGTTGAAATTAATACCTATGAGCAAAACGAAGGATATTTTAATGAACTTTATAAAGTTTATAAAAATGTCTTTCTTTATATTGTTAAAAAATACAAAATAAATTATGTCATTATCGATACTAATGACAAGAGTGAAAAAGAAGTTTTTGAAGAAGCAGTCAAAGCAATCGATCACTATAAACAAACAAAAACAACAGGAGCACAAAATGAATAA
- the greA gene encoding transcription elongation factor GreA: MSTQSEKIYLAKETLEKYKKEYEQLVNVERPAVQNALKEARAQGDLSENAEYDAARDRQGLVEGRINELESILDRAEIIENAHSASIGIGATVTLKFLETGEIKKITIMGTHDANPFEDKISNKSPLAVAILGRKAGDAVEVDAQQKFNVEIMNVTQED; this comes from the coding sequence ATGTCAACACAAAGCGAAAAAATTTATCTAGCAAAAGAAACTTTAGAAAAATATAAAAAAGAGTATGAACAACTAGTTAATGTTGAACGTCCTGCGGTTCAAAATGCACTTAAAGAAGCTCGTGCTCAAGGCGACCTTTCAGAAAATGCTGAATATGATGCAGCTAGAGATCGTCAAGGACTTGTCGAAGGAAGAATTAACGAACTTGAATCAATTCTTGATCGTGCTGAAATCATTGAAAATGCTCACAGTGCCTCAATCGGAATCGGGGCAACTGTAACTCTGAAATTCCTGGAAACTGGCGAAATTAAAAAAATTACCATCATGGGGACTCATGATGCTAATCCATTTGAAGATAAAATTTCAAACAAAAGTCCTTTAGCAGTAGCTATTTTAGGTAGAAAAGCTGGTGACGCAGTTGAAGTAGATGCTCAACAAAAATTTAATGTTGAAATTATGAACGTAACACAAGAAGACTAA
- the hpt gene encoding hypoxanthine phosphoribosyltransferase, which translates to MNKDPRVLKVLFNQEFINEHIKKCADWVNEIYKNSSDLILVGLLKGSVPFLAQLIKSVNVDHQIDFLIASSYSGSHASSGSVKIIMDLSIDIEGKDVLIIEDIIDSGITLAKIKGMLLSRNPKSLKILTLMNKPHNRKTKLDADFYGFIVPDEFLVGFGLDYKEKLRNLPYIGVFDPQYIEDKDE; encoded by the coding sequence ATGAATAAAGATCCAAGAGTATTAAAAGTTTTATTTAACCAAGAATTTATCAATGAACATATCAAAAAATGTGCAGATTGGGTTAATGAGATTTATAAAAATAGCTCAGATTTAATCCTAGTCGGATTGCTAAAAGGTTCAGTACCTTTCTTAGCTCAATTAATAAAAAGTGTTAATGTCGATCATCAAATTGATTTTTTAATCGCTTCAAGTTATAGTGGTTCACATGCATCAAGTGGAAGTGTTAAAATTATTATGGATTTAAGCATTGATATCGAAGGCAAAGACGTTTTAATTATAGAAGATATTATTGATAGCGGAATTACACTTGCAAAAATCAAAGGAATGTTACTATCTCGTAATCCAAAAAGTCTCAAAATACTTACCCTGATGAACAAACCTCACAATCGCAAAACCAAATTAGACGCTGATTTTTATGGATTTATTGTTCCGGATGAATTTTTAGTTGGATTTGGACTTGATTATAAAGAAAAATTAAGAAACTTACCTTATATTGGTGTTTTTGACCCACAATATATTGAAGATAAGGATGAATAA
- a CDS encoding restriction endonuclease subunit S: MNNLEKREYVKLENYITITKGKQLNKDEMISNGKYPVINGGVTPIGYFDEYNEPENTITVSQGGSAGFVDFQRTKFWASAHCYILRPKNEEVLLNKYLYYFLKNQENFIKNQASGVTLLSLSEDSILNLKITLPDIKTQEKIVEILDLLTDYSQELTAELTAELTAELTARKKQYSYYRNQLLNTNYLTDIKRRKLKDVVSFERGQWKIDIPEGTKYPVVSSGTQVKKYTDIPNRDKNSITVASSGAGAGFVAFWDTPIYASNCFTIHANEEIVLQKYLFHFLKNKQEYIHSLKSTGGIPNIYSSYIFDIEIIIPSFKIQQKIVDVLDNFEQICEKLNIGLPAEIEIREKEYQYYRNKLLTFVSNIFEVSSVDRNLDTETWTIDLIKLINFVFFDTISNNLEFINYVELEKYINLTNGKKLDKDFILIKGQYPVFNSGIIPMGFSERYNEQKNTITISQVGSSLGYVGFRKTNFWANPNCYIVKTKDESLLLNKYLYYFLKNQEYIIREKSYSAGIPMLARETILNLKITLPNIQTQQKIVDILDTFEQLTSSLNQGLPAEIELVNKQYQYYRNLLLTELSFFK; this comes from the coding sequence ATGAATAATTTAGAAAAAAGAGAATATGTTAAATTAGAAAATTACATCACAATAACTAAAGGTAAACAACTTAATAAAGATGAGATGATATCTAATGGAAAATATCCAGTTATCAATGGAGGTGTTACACCTATTGGTTATTTTGATGAATATAATGAACCGGAAAATACAATTACTGTTTCTCAAGGTGGTTCAGCAGGATTTGTTGATTTTCAAAGAACCAAATTTTGAGCAAGCGCTCATTGTTACATTTTAAGACCAAAGAACGAAGAAGTTCTTTTAAATAAATATTTATATTACTTTCTTAAAAACCAAGAAAATTTTATTAAAAACCAAGCGTCTGGAGTAACTCTACTTTCATTGTCTGAGGATTCTATTTTAAATTTAAAAATTACATTGCCTGACATTAAAACTCAAGAGAAAATAGTTGAAATTCTTGATTTATTAACTGATTATTCCCAAGAGCTAACAGCCGAGCTAACAGCCGAGCTAACAGCCGAGCTAACAGCAAGAAAAAAGCAATATTCATACTATAGAAACCAACTTTTAAACACTAATTATTTAACTGATATTAAAAGACGAAAATTAAAAGACGTTGTTTCATTTGAAAGAGGACAATGAAAAATTGACATTCCAGAAGGGACTAAATACCCTGTAGTATCAAGTGGCACACAAGTTAAAAAATATACAGATATTCCAAACAGAGACAAAAATTCAATAACAGTAGCTTCATCTGGGGCAGGAGCTGGTTTTGTTGCTTTTTGAGATACACCAATTTATGCTTCAAATTGTTTCACTATACACGCTAATGAAGAAATTGTTCTTCAAAAATACTTATTTCATTTCTTAAAAAATAAACAAGAATATATTCATTCTTTAAAATCAACAGGTGGAATACCCAATATTTATTCCTCTTATATTTTTGATATAGAAATTATTATTCCAAGTTTCAAAATTCAGCAAAAAATTGTTGATGTATTAGATAATTTTGAACAAATTTGCGAAAAACTCAATATTGGTTTACCTGCAGAAATTGAAATTAGAGAAAAAGAATATCAATATTATAGAAATAAATTATTAACATTTGTAAGCAACATATTTGAAGTGTCTTCAGTTGACAGAAACCTAGATACAGAAACCTGAACAATTGATTTAATTAAACTAATTAATTTTGTCTTTTTTGACACAATTTCAAATAATTTAGAATTTATTAATTATGTTGAATTAGAAAAATATATTAATTTAACTAATGGTAAAAAACTAGATAAAGACTTTATATTAATTAAAGGACAATACCCTGTATTTAATAGTGGAATCATACCAATGGGTTTTTCAGAAAGATATAACGAGCAAAAAAATACAATTACAATTTCACAGGTTGGTTCTTCGTTAGGGTATGTAGGATTTCGAAAAACTAATTTTTGAGCTAATCCAAATTGCTACATAGTAAAAACTAAAGATGAATCATTACTTTTAAATAAATATCTCTATTATTTTTTAAAAAATCAAGAATATATCATTAGAGAAAAATCTTATAGTGCCGGAATCCCTATGTTAGCAAGAGAAACTATTTTAAACTTAAAAATTACTCTACCAAACATCCAAACTCAACAAAAAATAGTAGACATACTTGATACTTTTGAACAATTAACAAGTAGTTTAAATCAAGGTTTACCTGCCGAAATTGAGCTTGTCAACAAACAATACCAATATTATCGAAATTTACTTTTAACTGAACTAAGTTTTTTTAAATAA
- a CDS encoding BC85_0335 family putative methyltransferase: MTNTQWILFSSMIVVIILAAVSSFLLKRRIKKIKEKYLAQDREQTYLMLQKLRNDLGELPFNLKDELKNNYKPYDIEAVINTIFVNDFDSTLIIDNKDVFLQSVVSSKTKRKIYYLKEYNFYSKYLELIEKYPNELDQSNLIEYDGQNLNFIAVFNNTYKLEDLFNQFFPALQPESMMMILTSNYHKKELIKFIKLIKQSNLTYEISYVESKFLYIVKR; this comes from the coding sequence ATGACTAACACACAATGAATTCTTTTTAGTTCAATGATTGTTGTAATTATTTTAGCTGCAGTTTCATCATTTTTACTTAAACGAAGAATAAAAAAGATTAAAGAAAAATATTTAGCTCAAGATCGAGAACAAACTTATTTAATGTTACAAAAACTTCGTAATGATTTAGGGGAATTACCTTTTAATCTTAAAGATGAATTAAAAAATAATTATAAGCCTTATGATATTGAAGCAGTAATTAACACTATCTTTGTCAATGATTTTGATTCAACTCTAATCATTGATAATAAAGATGTATTTTTACAATCAGTTGTTTCATCAAAAACTAAACGGAAAATTTATTATTTAAAAGAATATAACTTTTATTCAAAATACCTCGAACTGATCGAAAAATATCCAAATGAATTAGACCAAAGCAATCTAATCGAATACGATGGACAAAACTTGAATTTTATTGCCGTATTCAACAATACTTATAAACTTGAAGACTTATTTAATCAATTCTTTCCAGCTCTGCAACCTGAATCAATGATGATGATTTTAACTAGCAATTATCACAAAAAAGAATTAATTAAATTTATTAAATTAATCAAGCAAAGCAATCTAACTTACGAGATTTCGTATGTAGAAAGTAAATTTTTATATATTGTTAAGAGATAG
- a CDS encoding M42 family metallopeptidase, with amino-acid sequence MDKKYTELFNRLNVYMNIEAMSRYEEPVVDELKNSIKGNAYKASRDGFGSVIFYKKSKNPNAPKVMLAAHMDEVGYIVRSIEENGNLLVSSIGGVWPSVVIGTKVTVVSNATNKKYTGVFGHTSIHILEQEKAKQALKEKELFVDLGFMKKQEVLDEGIDIGDRIYLSGETVILANNLVGGKAMDNRAGVTAIEFIANAVSDLDLDVDLYIVGTVQEEVGLRGAKTSVSLINPDVAFAIDTGASHDTTGCIKGTPSLGKGVNLLVKDGETLSDPKILEMLMHLAKTHNIPTYKYIAMGGGTDASVLQYGKGGTKTVSISIPQRYLHSPIGVASLVDIQATIDLMVEFIKNYNPEKHQELSCK; translated from the coding sequence ATGGATAAAAAATATACAGAATTATTCAACAGATTGAATGTGTATATGAACATTGAAGCAATGTCTCGTTATGAAGAACCAGTAGTTGATGAACTTAAAAACTCAATTAAAGGTAATGCTTACAAGGCAAGCAGAGATGGATTTGGTTCAGTGATTTTTTATAAAAAATCAAAAAATCCAAATGCACCTAAAGTAATGTTAGCCGCACATATGGATGAAGTTGGTTATATTGTTCGGAGCATTGAAGAAAATGGAAATTTATTAGTTTCAAGCATTGGCGGAGTATGACCAAGTGTAGTCATTGGAACTAAAGTTACTGTAGTTTCAAATGCAACCAATAAAAAATATACTGGAGTATTTGGACATACTTCTATCCACATTTTAGAACAAGAAAAAGCAAAACAAGCACTAAAAGAAAAAGAACTTTTTGTTGATTTAGGTTTTATGAAGAAACAAGAAGTACTTGATGAAGGTATTGATATTGGAGATCGAATCTATCTTTCAGGAGAAACAGTAATTTTAGCTAATAATCTAGTTGGTGGAAAAGCCATGGACAATCGTGCTGGAGTAACAGCAATTGAATTTATTGCTAATGCTGTGTCCGATTTAGACTTAGATGTAGATTTATACATTGTTGGTACTGTTCAAGAAGAAGTTGGGCTTAGAGGAGCAAAAACTTCAGTTAGTTTAATTAATCCTGATGTAGCTTTTGCAATAGATACAGGTGCTTCACACGACACAACTGGATGTATTAAAGGAACTCCGTCACTAGGTAAAGGAGTAAATTTACTTGTTAAAGATGGAGAAACTTTATCAGATCCCAAAATATTAGAAATGTTAATGCATTTAGCTAAAACCCACAATATTCCGACATATAAATATATTGCAATGGGTGGCGGAACTGATGCTAGTGTTCTTCAATACGGCAAAGGCGGAACTAAAACAGTTTCTATTTCAATTCCACAAAGATATCTACACAGTCCAATTGGAGTTGCTTCACTAGTTGATATTCAAGCAACTATTGATTTAATGGTTGAATTTATTAAAAACTACAATCCAGAAAAACATCAGGAATTATCTTGTAAATAA
- a CDS encoding class I SAM-dependent methyltransferase yields the protein MKDTLKYTRSYETQKSLQYYSEAIFNVGLLKAEETLLNKYFKDQFNIKIADLGCGPGRFTFNTLLLGYLNIDGYDISRLSIKLAKSLKQKYLSSNPKAVVNFYQDDLTQPHFLKQDYYHLAFFTFNSLMCIPRHENKIKALQSAWNSLLKGGILIFTADEVDNDDAKQKYIQEQRDSINNTNWRAEDVIYHIDDKAGVLCFYNKSDVLLMIKQANLPTPIFIAKRDQIAQESEQTKKFSDNAYYYVLKK from the coding sequence ATGAAAGACACACTTAAATATACAAGAAGTTATGAGACCCAAAAATCGCTTCAATATTATTCTGAAGCGATTTTTAATGTTGGATTACTTAAAGCCGAAGAAACATTATTAAATAAATACTTTAAAGATCAATTTAATATTAAAATAGCTGATTTAGGTTGTGGACCAGGGAGATTTACTTTTAATACACTATTATTAGGATATTTAAATATTGATGGTTATGATATTAGTCGTTTATCAATTAAGCTGGCTAAATCTTTAAAACAAAAGTATTTATCTTCAAATCCTAAAGCAGTAGTCAACTTTTATCAAGATGATCTAACTCAGCCACATTTTCTAAAACAAGATTATTATCATCTAGCTTTTTTTACTTTTAATTCATTAATGTGTATTCCTAGACACGAAAATAAAATAAAAGCTTTGCAAAGTGCTTGAAATTCCCTATTAAAAGGTGGAATTTTAATTTTTACAGCTGATGAAGTTGATAATGATGATGCTAAACAAAAATACATTCAAGAGCAAAGAGATTCAATTAATAATACTAACTGAAGAGCTGAAGATGTAATTTATCATATCGACGATAAGGCTGGAGTTTTGTGTTTTTATAATAAAAGTGATGTTTTATTAATGATTAAACAAGCTAACTTACCTACACCGATTTTTATTGCCAAAAGAGATCAAATCGCTCAAGAGAGCGAACAAACTAAAAAATTTTCAGATAATGCATATTATTATGTACTCAAAAAATAA
- the obgE gene encoding GTPase ObgE, giving the protein MARFIDEITIQVQAGKGGNGMVSFRREAHVDKGGPDGGDGGNGGDIYFIADPGKNTLLSFYKNKIIIANDGVKGGPKNLYGANAEHKYVKVPIGTLVYNGKKLVADIIEPNKPYLIAKGGKGGRGNTKFKTSKNTAPRISENGMPGEKYEAKIVLKILSDVGIVGKPSAGKSTLLSAISNAKAKIADYDFTTLVPQLGMVEFHEKSFTVADLPGLIKGASLGKGLGIQFLKHIERCRVIAQVIDFGSEDKDPISDYQTINNELKSYNYKLEEKPQLIIANKSDLPSFQENLSKFKSQFPNLEVVVISAILRENLEKVKQKLWEIIQEVSLKPIQEEEQEVKEITFEPDYIIHSPYRGHFDITGKKVEEFYHKIPLNSYDNLVRFNNMMKKIGVWDELLRKGIKRGDTVSIYGHQMEWEDEE; this is encoded by the coding sequence ATGGCACGTTTTATTGATGAAATCACAATTCAAGTTCAAGCTGGCAAAGGTGGAAACGGTATGGTATCGTTCCGTAGAGAGGCCCACGTTGATAAAGGCGGGCCTGATGGTGGAGATGGTGGAAACGGTGGTGATATTTATTTTATTGCCGATCCAGGAAAAAACACTCTCCTTAGCTTTTATAAAAATAAAATCATTATTGCAAATGATGGAGTTAAGGGCGGGCCTAAAAATCTTTATGGAGCTAATGCTGAACACAAATATGTTAAAGTACCAATCGGAACTTTGGTGTACAATGGCAAAAAACTAGTAGCTGATATCATCGAACCCAACAAACCTTATCTTATAGCTAAAGGCGGAAAAGGTGGACGTGGAAATACTAAATTTAAAACATCTAAAAATACAGCTCCACGAATTTCAGAAAATGGAATGCCGGGCGAAAAATACGAAGCTAAAATTGTACTTAAAATTCTATCTGATGTTGGTATTGTTGGTAAACCAAGTGCAGGAAAAAGCACCTTACTTTCAGCTATTTCAAACGCAAAAGCAAAGATTGCTGATTATGATTTCACCACACTTGTTCCCCAATTAGGAATGGTGGAATTCCACGAAAAATCCTTTACAGTTGCTGATTTACCTGGTTTAATTAAAGGCGCTTCGTTAGGCAAAGGGTTAGGAATTCAATTTTTAAAACACATTGAGCGTTGCAGGGTTATAGCTCAAGTAATTGATTTTGGGAGTGAAGATAAAGATCCTATTTCTGATTACCAAACCATTAATAATGAACTTAAATCATACAACTATAAACTAGAAGAAAAACCTCAACTAATTATTGCTAATAAAAGCGATCTTCCTTCATTTCAAGAGAATTTAAGTAAATTCAAATCTCAATTTCCTAATTTAGAAGTTGTGGTGATTTCAGCAATTTTAAGAGAAAATTTGGAAAAAGTTAAACAAAAATTATGAGAAATAATTCAGGAAGTTTCTTTAAAACCGATTCAAGAAGAAGAACAAGAAGTAAAAGAAATTACTTTTGAACCTGATTATATTATTCATTCTCCTTATCGTGGACATTTTGATATCACGGGCAAAAAAGTGGAAGAGTTTTATCACAAAATTCCACTTAATTCTTATGATAATTTAGTTAGATTTAACAATATGATGAAGAAAATTGGAGTTTGAGACGAATTGCTTCGAAAAGGGATTAAACGTGGTGATACTGTTTCGATTTACGGGCACCAAATGGAATGAGAAGATGAAGAATAA
- a CDS encoding dUTP diphosphatase, with translation MNLSRIFEMQKDLDEKIKEKSVDTDPNLSEDQIIMNGTIALIVEASEFANEIQSFKYWKKNKNIDNKKVLEEFADLVHFLVSFSNRYNVPHQIEPIVCSSNLNLQLQNLFIALTKIMQNPCKETVHNAFRIAIGTFEMLGFTYEQLCSWYIVKNQTNYQRILNNY, from the coding sequence ATGAATTTATCGAGAATATTCGAGATGCAAAAAGATTTAGATGAAAAAATCAAAGAGAAATCAGTTGATACAGATCCCAATTTATCTGAAGATCAAATCATTATGAATGGAACAATTGCCTTAATTGTTGAAGCTTCAGAATTTGCTAACGAAATTCAATCATTTAAATATTGAAAAAAGAACAAAAACATAGATAACAAAAAAGTTTTAGAAGAATTTGCTGATTTAGTTCACTTTTTAGTTTCGTTTTCTAATCGTTATAATGTTCCACATCAAATTGAACCCATTGTTTGCTCATCCAATTTAAATCTTCAGTTACAAAATTTATTTATCGCTTTAACTAAAATAATGCAAAATCCTTGTAAAGAAACTGTACATAATGCGTTTCGGATTGCAATTGGAACCTTTGAAATGCTTGGATTTACATATGAACAATTGTGTTCGTGATATATTGTTAAAAACCAAACTAACTATCAAAGAATTTTAAACAATTATTAG